A single Mesomycoplasma ovipneumoniae DNA region contains:
- the hinT gene encoding histidine triad protein HinT, translating to MENTTLFLDIIAKKSPAKIIFEDDQVIAFFDKFPVSPGHFLVVPKKYSRNLFHISDEDLTYLIKIARKLALEQVKQLGATGFRLQVNNEKDAKQTIFHTHIHIIPFYKKEE from the coding sequence ATGGAAAATACAACATTATTTTTAGATATTATTGCAAAAAAATCACCAGCAAAAATTATTTTTGAAGATGATCAAGTTATCGCTTTTTTCGACAAGTTTCCGGTTTCACCTGGTCATTTTTTAGTTGTGCCTAAAAAATATTCACGAAATTTGTTTCACATTTCTGATGAAGATCTTACTTATTTAATAAAAATTGCAAGAAAATTAGCATTAGAACAAGTTAAGCAGCTTGGCGCAACTGGTTTTAGACTTCAAGTTAATAACGAAAAAGATGCAAAACAAACAATTTTTCACACACACATTCACATTATTCCGTTTTATAAAAAAGAAGAATAG